A stretch of DNA from Catenulispora acidiphila DSM 44928:
GTGAAGGCGGTCGCCACCGAGGTGATGTTCGCGGCGTATCTGCCCGGCGGTCCGACCAACGGTTCCTTCGGCCACGGTTGGGAATCCGCTTCCCTGTCTACCTTGACGCTGGCTTCTGGACGCGCGCCCGCTGCGCCGGGCGAGGTGGTGTTGGACGCGTCGACCGCTGCCAAGACGAACCTGCACGTCGGGTCCACGGCGCCGCTGCGTACGGCGCGCGGGACGATGCCGGTGCACGTCGTGGGCGTCACGTCGCAGGGCTTTGCGAGTCAGGCGGCGATCTACTTCGACACGACGGAGGCTCGGCAGCTTGCCGGGCATGACGGTTTGGTCGACGCGATCGGGGTCTTTCCCGCTGCGGACCCCGGGTCTACGGAGAAGGACGTCAAGGCTCTGTTTTCGTCGGCGGCTGCGGGGGTGGTCCCGGCTCCGGTCGTGCACACCGGCGATTCCCGTGGTGCGGCCGAGTTCCCGGACTCCGCCGACGCTTCGGTGCGGCTGATCAGCATGGGGGCGGTGCTTGGCGGGACGTCGCTGATCGTCGCGATTCTGGTGGTGGTCGGCACGTTCGCGTTGTCGATCCAGCAGCGGCAGCAAGAGATCGCGGTGCTGCGCGCGGTCGCCGCGACCGGCAAGCAGGTACGGAAGATGATCGGCGGCGAGGCGCTGGCTGTCGGGCTGACCGCGGGGGTGGCGGGGGCGCTCGCGGGGCTGCCGTTGGGTTCGTGGCTGCATGGCGAGTTCGTGTCGTTGAACATCATTCCGGCGAACGTGCCGGTGGTGCTGTCGGTGTTCCCGGTGGCCGCCTCGGTGGTGGCGACAGTGGCTGCGGGCTGGGCTGCGGCTCGGATCTCGGCGCGGCGGGCGACGCGGATCCGTCCGGTGGAGGCGCTCGGCGAGGCGGAGATGAAGCCGCCGCGGGTGTCGTTTGTCAGGGCTCTGTTCGGCGTGCTGGCGATCGCCGGCGCCACGGTCCTGACGGCGCTGCTGACGATCCTGCACAGCGACGCCGCCTCGACGCCGGTGTGCTTCAACGCGGTGCTGCTGTGGTGCGTCGCGCTGGCGCTGCTCGGTCCGTGGGTGGCGCGAGTCGCGGTGGCGGTGCTGGGGGTGCCGCTGCGGCTGTCGCGGGTCGGCGGGTATCTGGCGGCGAACAACCTGCGGGCCGCCGCGCCCCGGCTGGCGTCGGTGATCACGCCGCTGACGCTGATGACGGCGATGGCGTGCACGATCCTGTTCTCGCAGACGAGCGTCGCGGACGCGGCGTCGGCGCAGCGGGCGGCGGGGAACGTCGCGGACTACGTCGTGGGGAGCAAGGTGCCCGCGAGCGCGGCGGCGGAGGTGAAGGCCGTGCCGGGGGTGCGGACGGTCACGGAGGTGCTGCACGCGACGGTGCGGACCGGGCTGAACGATCGGAACGTGCTGGGGGTGACGCCGGCGGGACTCGCGGACACGCTGGATCTCGGCGTCACGGCAGGGAGCGTCGCGCAACTGACCGGACAGGACACCGCGGCGGCGGCGTACGGGCAGGGATTCCACGTCGGATCGCAGGTCTCGATGACACTGCCGGACGGGACGCCCGCGCACGTGACGATCGTCGCGATCTACTCGCGGCAGCTGGGCTTCGGCGACCTGGTGCTGGCGCACGATCTGGTGGCGGCGCACGTGGACGTCCCGCTGGACGACGAACTGCTGGTGAAGGCGCCAGGAGTGCAGCGCGCCGCGCTGGTCGGCGCGCTGAAGGCGGAGCCGGGACTCGGGATCCAGGACCGGGTGCAGGCGCAGTCGACGAGCAACGACGCGGGCGCGAAGATCGGCTACGTGACGCTCGGCCTGATCGTCGCCTTCACCGCGATCGCCGTGGTCAACACCCTGGCGATGAGCATCAGCGACCGCGGGCGCGAGTTCGCGGCGCTGCGGCTGACCGGCGCCACACGGCGCCAGGTCCAGCGGATGCTGGGGTGGGAGACCGCGGCGGCGGTGGTGGTGGCCGCGGGCCTCGGGCTGGCCGTGGCCACGGCGGTGCTGACGACCTATGCGAGCGGCATGACGCGTGGCACTGCGGGCGTCTCCATGCCGCCGACGACACTGGCGGTGGTCATCGGCGGCGGCGCGGCCCTGGCGGGGCTCGCGACGTGGGTTCCGGCGCGCGCGGCTTTGGCGGCGGGGCTGCGGGAGGGGTAGGGGGACGTCCTTGAGGGCTGCTGCCGACCAATGCGTTCGGCAGCAGCCCTAGAGCCTTCGTTGTTCAGCTGATGGCATCCCGCAGCTTGCGAAGCGTGGCCACACCATCGGAGTGCCCAGCGACCTCGGCATCGGCGATCGCCCTGTCGAGCCGCGCCTTCGCGGCGTCCTTCCGATCCAACGACCGGTATTCGATGACAGCCGCCTGCCGTATCGCATCGAAGCGCGGCGGAATCCCCGAAAACCCCGGCCGGTCATAGAGCAGCGCGGCACGCTCAAGCTGCACGATCGCCTCCTCCGGCCGCCCCGCGGCGTTGAGCACCCACCCCCGCGTGTAGCAGGTCTGAGCCTCATCAATCTCGACACTCAGGAACTGAGCACTCGACGCCTCCACGAAATCGACCCGCATCCGATCAGCCTCATCGAGATACCCCAACGCCTCATCAGCGCCATCAGCACCAAAAGCATTGATCGTCTCCCCAGCCATATCCCGCAAAGCCTCGGTCATATCAGGAACCCGCGGCGCCACAGCATTAGAGGCAACAGCCCGAGCCCAAGCAGCCCGAGCCCCCTCCCAATTCCGCGCCAGAGCCAACGCCCCCGCAGCCTCCGCCGCCGCAGCCGTCAACCGACTGGCATCCGGCCACCCATCCACAGCATCCGCCACATGCAAAAACTCCACAGCAGCAGCCCGAGGCTCATCCAAAGCAAGCAACCCCCGAGCCAAATCCGCCCGCACCTGCACCATCAACATGTCAGCACGCGAGGGATGCTTAACCGCCTTGAACGGCCCGGAGGACGCGGCCCGCCCGCCGACAATCTCGCCGCTCGCTTCCGCGCCGTCGCCCGGCACGCCGCCGCCTGGCACACCATCGCCGAGCCCGACAACGCCTTCGGCATCTGTCTCGCCAAGACCAGAAGCCTCGTCTCGCGCGCCCGGTTCAGATCCGCTCGGCACACTCGCGCCAAGCTCTTCGCTGCTTTCAGCGCCCACAACTGTCCCTGCTTCAGCGCCACTCAGTGCGCTTACATCAGCAGCTTCTGCTAGCTCTTGGCTGCTTTCGGCGCCCGCAGCCGCCCTCGCTTCAGCACCGCTCAGTGCGCATCCGCCAGCGGCTTCCGCCAGCTCTTCGCTGCTTCCGACGCCCGCGCCCGCCCGTGCTTCAACACTTCTCGACGCGCTTGCGCCGGCAGCCCCGGCAAGCTCTTCGCTGCTTCCGGCGCCCGCAATCGCGCTCGCCTCGGTGCCGTCCGCCGAGCTCCCGCCAACCGCCGCCTTGCTACTTCCCGCAGCCTCGTCCTCCGCGTATCCCCCATCCCCGCGCAGCGGCACCTCCACCAGCGTCTCGAGCACTGCGACCGCGTCCGCCATCTGGCCCTGGGAGGCGAGGGCGCTGCTCATGCGCCAGCGGGTTTCGACGGCGCCGAAGGCGTCGCCTTCGCGGTCGAGGCGTACTGCTGCTTCGGCGAAGGCTCGGACTGCGGTGGCGGGCTCGCCGGCTTGGAGTGCTGTTTCGGCTAGGAGGCGGTAGAGGGGGGTCAGTTCGTTGGGGTCGACTGCGGGGTGTGCTTCGGCGATGCCGGTTTGGAGGGTTTGCAGTGCCTCGGCGTGGCGGTCTTGGCCGGCGAGGGAGAGGCCGAGGAGCATGCGGGTGCGGTGGAGGCGCCAGGGCCAGGCCAAGTCGGTGAAGATCTGGAGGGCGTGGCGGGCTAGGGGTTCGGCGGCTTTGGGGTCATCGTGGGTGGCGTCGTATTCGGCGACGGCTTCCATCACCAGGGCTAGGCGTTGGGGTGCTTCGAAGGTGTTGCCCTCGCGGACCATGCGGTCGGTCTCCGCGCGGAAGACGGCCAGCCAGCGTTCGCGGTCGGCGGGGTCGGCGGCGCGGATGGCGGCGTGGCGGGCTGCGAAAACCCGGCTCTGGTGCACCACCAGCTTCTGCACTTGTGCGTCGGCGAGGTTCGGGCCGAGGTTGCCGGCTGCCAGCAGGGCGTCGATTTGCTGCAGCAGCGCGTTCAGCTCCGGCCACGTCTCCTCCGTGACCGCCGCCGCGTCAGTGTCCTGATCCCCGCGCGTCGCCTTGCTCCACTGCACGCGCGCCGCCGACGCGATCGCCCGGTCCGGACGCCCCGCGCGCGAGTAGCTCGCAGCCGCCTCCAGGAAGTACGCGTTCACCGCGTCCCAGTCCCGCTCCTGGTGCGCACGGCTGGCGCGCTCTGTCGCGATCTCGCCGCGCAGCACGTCGTCCACCTCGTCGGCGTCCGCCCCGTCCGCACGCTCCAGCAGCGCGTCCCACAGCCGCCGCGCGTCCGGATGGAACTGCTTGTCCAGCACCAATGCCTCGGCGACCAGCGAAGCGAAGTCGTCCGGAACGACTGTCTCAGTAGCCTGCGACGGGTAAACAGCTGCGGACGGCACCGCGACCGGCGTCTCAGCACCCTCCAAAACCGCCGCCCGCACCCCCAGATTCAGCTCCGCGACCAACGGGTCCAGCGCCAGCCGTGCCGCCCGCCGCCCCGAGACCGTCGCGTTCCCGTTCCGCGCGTCGAACCGCGCCGCCAGCGCCTCGCCGTCGGCCGCGACCGACGCCAGCAGCTCGGCGACCGTCCACTCGCGCCCCAGCGGCCCGCCGCAGGGCGTGTCCGCGTGCCCGACCGCGACCAGCCGGCGCAGCAGCACCTCGACCTTGGTCAGGAACTCCAGCCGGCTCAGCGGCGCCGCCGTGAACCCGAACAGCGCGCGGTTCTGCGCCAGCAGCTCCAGTCCGCGCGCCTCGTTCCCGGTCAGCGCGCAGAATTCCAAGTGCCGTCCGACCGATGCCAGGTACGCCTCGCGCCCCCGCACCGTCCGGTACGACGCCAGGTGCGCCCCGCGCGCCTCGTCCATCCGCCCGAGCCGGGCCAGCGGCAGCAGCGCCACCGACTGGCTCGCGTGCGGCTCCTCCTCGCACGTGCTGCGGCCGTCCAGCGTCGGCTCCAGCTCGGCCATCCCGAGCGCGTCCTCGCCGCGTCCGAAGTGGTACTCCGCACGCGAGCGGGCTTCGCAGGCCTCGCAGTCGCTCATCCGCGTCCGCCCGCGCGTGGCCCACAGCTCGTACGCCAGCTCCTCGCCCTCGCCGACGTGCTGCGCCAGCGAGTACAGCTGTCCGTACACCGGCTGCAGCCCGTAGTCGGCCGCCTCGTAGCGCTTGCGCATCTCGCCGATCCAGCCGCGGATCGCCGGCAGCGGCACGTCCGGCGTGGTGAGCAGCCCGGAGCCGACCCACTTGAAGTACCAGAAGAC
This window harbors:
- a CDS encoding ABC transporter permease, translated to MMLPFAVATLRHRKGGFIGALVALFCAAALVSGCGTLLVTGILGSVKPERFAAAPIVVTGDQDVHMVEIKGKGKEKDKEKASTDHAWVSAALADQIRGLSSVKAVATEVMFAAYLPGGPTNGSFGHGWESASLSTLTLASGRAPAAPGEVVLDASTAAKTNLHVGSTAPLRTARGTMPVHVVGVTSQGFASQAAIYFDTTEARQLAGHDGLVDAIGVFPAADPGSTEKDVKALFSSAAAGVVPAPVVHTGDSRGAAEFPDSADASVRLISMGAVLGGTSLIVAILVVVGTFALSIQQRQQEIAVLRAVAATGKQVRKMIGGEALAVGLTAGVAGALAGLPLGSWLHGEFVSLNIIPANVPVVLSVFPVAASVVATVAAGWAAARISARRATRIRPVEALGEAEMKPPRVSFVRALFGVLAIAGATVLTALLTILHSDAASTPVCFNAVLLWCVALALLGPWVARVAVAVLGVPLRLSRVGGYLAANNLRAAAPRLASVITPLTLMTAMACTILFSQTSVADAASAQRAAGNVADYVVGSKVPASAAAEVKAVPGVRTVTEVLHATVRTGLNDRNVLGVTPAGLADTLDLGVTAGSVAQLTGQDTAAAAYGQGFHVGSQVSMTLPDGTPAHVTIVAIYSRQLGFGDLVLAHDLVAAHVDVPLDDELLVKAPGVQRAALVGALKAEPGLGIQDRVQAQSTSNDAGAKIGYVTLGLIVAFTAIAVVNTLAMSISDRGREFAALRLTGATRRQVQRMLGWETAAAVVVAAGLGLAVATAVLTTYASGMTRGTAGVSMPPTTLAVVIGGGAALAGLATWVPARAALAAGLREG
- a CDS encoding tetratricopeptide repeat protein — its product is MSGFSTKEEFFGALRENRERADGRAKAAIAEEIADEAEAFGDDEVTATSLVELMSSYHGSGEQVKYPVVFARLLRLWDRNPKAFDDWEAHRVFWYFKWVGSGLLTTPDVPLPAIRGWIGEMRKRYEAADYGLQPVYGQLYSLAQHVGEGEELAYELWATRGRTRMSDCEACEARSRAEYHFGRGEDALGMAELEPTLDGRSTCEEEPHASQSVALLPLARLGRMDEARGAHLASYRTVRGREAYLASVGRHLEFCALTGNEARGLELLAQNRALFGFTAAPLSRLEFLTKVEVLLRRLVAVGHADTPCGGPLGREWTVAELLASVAADGEALAARFDARNGNATVSGRRAARLALDPLVAELNLGVRAAVLEGAETPVAVPSAAVYPSQATETVVPDDFASLVAEALVLDKQFHPDARRLWDALLERADGADADEVDDVLRGEIATERASRAHQERDWDAVNAYFLEAAASYSRAGRPDRAIASAARVQWSKATRGDQDTDAAAVTEETWPELNALLQQIDALLAAGNLGPNLADAQVQKLVVHQSRVFAARHAAIRAADPADRERWLAVFRAETDRMVREGNTFEAPQRLALVMEAVAEYDATHDDPKAAEPLARHALQIFTDLAWPWRLHRTRMLLGLSLAGQDRHAEALQTLQTGIAEAHPAVDPNELTPLYRLLAETALQAGEPATAVRAFAEAAVRLDREGDAFGAVETRWRMSSALASQGQMADAVAVLETLVEVPLRGDGGYAEDEAAGSSKAAVGGSSADGTEASAIAGAGSSEELAGAAGASASRSVEARAGAGVGSSEELAEAAGGCALSGAEARAAAGAESSQELAEAADVSALSGAEAGTVVGAESSEELGASVPSGSEPGARDEASGLGETDAEGVVGLGDGVPGGGVPGDGAEASGEIVGGRAASSGPFKAVKHPSRADMLMVQVRADLARGLLALDEPRAAAVEFLHVADAVDGWPDASRLTAAAAEAAGALALARNWEGARAAWARAVASNAVAPRVPDMTEALRDMAGETINAFGADGADEALGYLDEADRMRVDFVEASSAQFLSVEIDEAQTCYTRGWVLNAAGRPEEAIVQLERAALLYDRPGFSGIPPRFDAIRQAAVIEYRSLDRKDAAKARLDRAIADAEVAGHSDGVATLRKLRDAIS